The Virgibacillus phasianinus genome includes a window with the following:
- a CDS encoding argininosuccinate synthase, giving the protein MAKDKIVLAYSGGLDTSVSIKWIQEKYDYDVIALGLNVGEGKDLQEIKQKALDVGAIKSIAIDAKELLAQDYILPALKANALYEGKYPISSALSRPLIAKLLVDVAEQEGAVAVAHGCTGKGNDQVRFEVSIQALNPNLKVVAPVREWGMTRDEEIAYATKKGIPVPVNLDNPFSIDANIWGRACEAGVLENPWEEAPEAAFDWTNPINLTPDEPEYVDITFDQGVPAALNDEEIPLVELIEKLNEQGGIHGVGRIDHIENRLVGIKSREVYENPGALILINAHKELEFLTLAREVLQFKTTVDQQMSKIIYDGLWYSPIRPALDAFINETQKVVSGKVRVKLHKGSHVVVGRQSANSLYNEELATYAKGDAFDHNAAVGFINLWGLSTKVYAEVHKTKDDSKVSEPLDIK; this is encoded by the coding sequence ATGGCAAAAGATAAAATTGTATTAGCATATTCAGGTGGGTTAGACACATCTGTATCAATAAAATGGATCCAGGAAAAGTATGATTATGATGTGATTGCTTTAGGTTTAAATGTTGGAGAGGGAAAAGATCTGCAGGAAATCAAACAAAAGGCATTGGATGTAGGTGCCATTAAATCGATTGCCATTGATGCAAAGGAGCTGCTGGCACAGGACTATATTTTGCCAGCATTGAAAGCAAATGCCCTATATGAAGGGAAATACCCGATATCTTCCGCATTATCACGTCCATTAATAGCAAAGTTATTAGTCGATGTGGCTGAACAGGAAGGGGCTGTTGCAGTTGCCCACGGTTGTACTGGTAAAGGCAATGACCAAGTACGTTTTGAGGTTTCTATTCAAGCGCTGAATCCAAATTTAAAAGTAGTTGCACCTGTTCGTGAATGGGGCATGACGAGGGATGAAGAGATCGCTTATGCAACAAAGAAAGGGATTCCTGTGCCAGTAAACCTTGATAACCCTTTTTCAATAGATGCAAACATTTGGGGCAGGGCGTGCGAAGCTGGGGTGTTGGAAAACCCGTGGGAGGAAGCACCAGAAGCAGCCTTTGACTGGACAAATCCAATCAATCTTACACCTGATGAACCGGAGTATGTAGATATAACATTTGATCAGGGTGTCCCTGCTGCATTGAATGATGAAGAAATACCGCTAGTGGAATTAATTGAAAAACTAAATGAACAGGGCGGCATCCATGGAGTCGGCCGGATTGATCATATTGAAAACCGTCTAGTTGGCATTAAATCAAGAGAAGTATACGAAAATCCGGGCGCGCTTATTTTGATTAACGCCCATAAAGAGCTGGAATTTCTAACATTAGCGCGTGAGGTCTTACAGTTTAAAACAACTGTGGATCAGCAAATGTCCAAAATTATTTATGATGGCCTTTGGTATTCACCAATAAGACCTGCGCTTGATGCTTTCATTAATGAAACACAAAAGGTCGTTTCTGGGAAAGTACGAGTTAAACTTCATAAAGGTTCGCATGTTGTGGTTGGCCGTCAGTCAGCTAATAGTCTTTATAACGAGGAACTAGCAACCTATGCAAAAGGTGACGCATTCGACCATAATGCCGCGGTTGGATTTATTAACTTATGGGGGCTTTCAACAAAAGTGTACGCAGAAGTCCATAAGACAAAAGATGATTCTAAGGTAAGCGAACCTTTAGATATAAAATAA